One genomic region from Dehalococcoidia bacterium encodes:
- a CDS encoding branched-chain amino acid ABC transporter permease — protein MSADQFVQYLMSGLTQGSIYALIGLGFTIIYSVTQIINFAQGEFVMLGGMLSYVLAVEAGLPVPLALIIAILIAAGVGALMYILAIRTARRASVISLIIITIGAAIFIRGIAGNQFGVNAVSPSPFTGRGSISFLGAYIEPQALWIIGITFLVTILLYLFLSHTMVGKALRACAVNPEAASLVGINTKAMALIAFIIAAAIGGIGGVVIAPMAMASYGMGVMLGLKGFVAAAVGGFMSPIATVIGGIMLGIIESLAVGFNWGPFTSAYKDVIALVVLLLILLIRSGKLAAAERAA, from the coding sequence CTGCTGATCAGTTTGTTCAATATCTCATGTCAGGCCTGACACAGGGCAGTATCTACGCCCTGATAGGGCTTGGTTTCACCATTATCTATTCCGTCACACAGATTATCAATTTCGCCCAGGGTGAGTTTGTCATGCTGGGCGGCATGCTATCATATGTACTGGCAGTTGAAGCAGGTCTACCTGTTCCCTTAGCCTTAATAATCGCGATACTGATAGCAGCTGGAGTCGGCGCCCTCATGTATATACTGGCGATACGAACGGCGCGGCGGGCATCTGTAATAAGCCTTATTATCATCACGATCGGGGCAGCGATCTTCATAAGGGGTATCGCAGGCAACCAGTTCGGCGTGAATGCCGTGAGCCCTTCTCCTTTCACCGGCCGCGGATCGATTTCATTCCTCGGCGCTTACATAGAACCACAGGCACTCTGGATAATCGGAATCACCTTCCTGGTAACAATACTGCTGTATTTGTTCCTTTCACACACCATGGTTGGGAAAGCGCTGCGGGCCTGCGCCGTTAATCCTGAGGCTGCCAGCCTGGTCGGCATCAATACTAAAGCCATGGCGCTTATCGCCTTCATAATCGCCGCAGCCATAGGCGGCATCGGCGGAGTAGTGATAGCCCCAATGGCGATGGCCAGCTATGGCATGGGCGTCATGCTGGGGCTTAAAGGCTTCGTCGCCGCAGCCGTAGGCGGATTCATGAGCCCGATCGCCACAGTTATCGGCGGCATAATGCTGGGCATCATCGAGAGCCTGGCCGTCGGCTTTAACTGGGGCCCGTTCACCTCTGCCTATAAAGACGTTATCGCGCTGGTAGTACTGCTACTGATACTGCTGATACGGTCGGGGAAACTGGCGGCAGCGGAGAGGGCGGCATGA